One genomic window of Halobellus limi includes the following:
- a CDS encoding flippase activity-associated protein Agl23 yields the protein MSPDEGPRETDGAPDPDGASDPPSDSPVDGASDGVRREGRDDRAARSDAVETPSDVGAAGSPAGDDTPEKFAAADTPKKSAVADTPETIADGITAERLRERRVLLGVVGFTVVALCLRLVALGGRIFHWDEGRVGYWILRYHETGVHTYRPIVHGPFLPIVNDWLFALIPVSDFAARFPVALVGGLFPLVAWLFRERLRDTELVALAAVLALNPLVVYYSRFMRNDVLVAAFSVVALGFVVRGLDTGRLRYAFPATVSLALAFTTKANALLYVLCFLGAGALLADHRLLGARARGESARAVFAAWGASARERLLGHGSSAQASLARVLGTALGSVALFLVITVFFYAPRPDLWGALANPAQLPGVVDAGTVGAAEKLFDTWGGGGHQDHPYLPYLGDLAETLIYGAPAVLAFGLVGVVVDRYGFTGEGPRETVTFATYWAVASLFGYPIATDIQAPWAAVHVVVPLAVPAAVGVGFVIDSAREALAARDAVSVGLAALVVLAALSGALAANAAYFNSTEEADRQVLQWAQPENSLKPTVEVVGEVSAADDDGADVLFVGSRPPGGDGEVFYVRNESSLSTAPPGGPAWHDRLPLPWYLERYDANVTSSAPDADLSETLADPPPVVIAKDYDRNAVSRQLSGYTAFEHRFRLWDDRVVVFVENEQLERVAPERVSETSSEGEPSS from the coding sequence ATGAGCCCTGACGAGGGCCCGCGCGAGACGGACGGGGCCCCCGACCCCGACGGTGCGTCAGACCCTCCCTCCGATTCGCCGGTCGACGGCGCGAGCGACGGTGTACGCCGGGAAGGACGGGACGACCGGGCCGCCCGGAGCGACGCCGTCGAGACGCCTTCGGACGTCGGCGCCGCCGGGAGCCCCGCGGGCGACGATACCCCCGAGAAGTTCGCGGCCGCCGATACCCCGAAGAAATCCGCGGTCGCCGATACCCCCGAAACGATCGCAGACGGAATTACCGCCGAACGGCTCCGGGAGCGCCGCGTCCTCCTCGGCGTCGTCGGCTTCACCGTGGTCGCACTCTGCCTCCGCCTCGTCGCGCTCGGCGGGCGGATCTTCCACTGGGACGAGGGCCGCGTCGGCTACTGGATCCTCCGGTACCACGAGACGGGCGTGCACACGTACCGACCGATCGTCCACGGCCCCTTCCTCCCGATCGTCAACGACTGGCTGTTCGCCCTGATTCCCGTCTCCGACTTCGCGGCGCGGTTCCCGGTCGCGCTCGTCGGCGGGCTGTTCCCGCTCGTCGCGTGGCTCTTCCGCGAGCGGCTGCGCGACACCGAACTCGTCGCGCTCGCGGCGGTGCTCGCGCTGAACCCGCTCGTCGTCTACTACTCGCGGTTCATGCGCAACGACGTCCTCGTGGCCGCGTTCTCGGTCGTCGCCCTCGGGTTCGTCGTCCGCGGGCTCGACACCGGTCGGCTCCGCTACGCGTTCCCCGCGACCGTCTCGCTGGCGCTGGCGTTCACGACGAAGGCGAACGCGCTTCTCTACGTGCTCTGCTTCCTGGGGGCGGGCGCGCTGCTCGCGGACCACCGACTGCTCGGGGCGCGGGCCCGCGGCGAGTCGGCCCGCGCGGTCTTCGCGGCGTGGGGGGCGTCGGCCCGGGAGCGGCTCCTGGGCCACGGGTCGTCGGCGCAGGCTTCACTCGCTCGCGTACTCGGGACCGCACTCGGGAGCGTCGCGCTCTTTCTCGTCATCACCGTGTTCTTCTACGCGCCGCGACCGGACCTCTGGGGAGCCCTCGCGAACCCCGCACAGCTCCCGGGCGTCGTCGACGCCGGAACCGTCGGCGCGGCCGAGAAGCTGTTCGACACCTGGGGCGGCGGGGGGCATCAGGACCACCCGTACCTGCCCTACCTCGGCGATCTCGCGGAGACGCTGATCTACGGCGCGCCGGCGGTCCTCGCCTTCGGCCTCGTCGGCGTCGTCGTCGACCGGTACGGGTTCACCGGCGAGGGACCGCGCGAGACCGTCACGTTCGCGACCTACTGGGCGGTCGCGTCGCTGTTCGGCTACCCGATCGCGACCGACATCCAGGCCCCCTGGGCCGCGGTCCACGTCGTCGTGCCGCTGGCCGTCCCGGCCGCGGTCGGCGTCGGGTTCGTGATCGACTCCGCGCGCGAGGCGCTCGCCGCCCGCGACGCCGTGAGCGTCGGCCTCGCGGCGCTCGTCGTGCTCGCGGCCCTGAGCGGCGCGCTGGCCGCGAACGCCGCGTACTTCAACTCCACCGAGGAGGCCGACAGACAGGTGCTGCAGTGGGCCCAGCCCGAGAACTCCCTGAAGCCGACGGTCGAAGTCGTCGGCGAGGTCTCGGCCGCCGACGACGACGGCGCGGACGTCCTCTTCGTCGGCAGTCGGCCGCCGGGAGGCGACGGCGAGGTGTTCTACGTCAGAAACGAGTCGTCGCTGTCGACCGCGCCGCCGGGCGGCCCCGCGTGGCACGACCGACTGCCGCTCCCCTGGTATCTGGAACGCTACGACGCGAACGTGACCAGTTCGGCACCCGACGCCGACCTGAGCGAGACGCTCGCGGACCCGCCGCCGGTCGTGATCGCGAAGGACTACGATCGCAACGCGGTCTCCCGGCAGTTGTCGGGCTACACCGCCTTCGAGCACCGGTTCCGCCTCTGGGACGACAGGGTCGTGGTCTTCGTCGAGAACGAGCAGTTGGAACGCGTCGCGCCGGAGCGGGTTTCGGAGACGTCCTCGGAAGGCGAACCGTCGTCGTGA
- the ribH gene encoding 6,7-dimethyl-8-ribityllumazine synthase, translating to MVTLGLVVAEFNASVTEGMASAAREAAAERDVEIAAELSVPGAYDSPLAADRLARREDVDAVAVVGAIVTGDTDHDRVIADATAKSLTEVSLDRDVPVTFGVSGPGQSGAEARERIDKGAEAVNAAVDMVETLA from the coding sequence ATGGTAACGCTCGGATTAGTGGTGGCCGAGTTCAACGCGTCGGTCACCGAGGGAATGGCGTCGGCCGCTCGGGAGGCCGCCGCCGAACGGGACGTCGAGATCGCAGCGGAACTGTCGGTCCCCGGCGCGTACGACTCGCCGCTGGCGGCCGACCGCCTGGCGCGGCGCGAGGACGTCGACGCCGTGGCCGTCGTCGGCGCCATCGTCACCGGCGACACGGACCACGACCGCGTCATCGCCGACGCGACGGCGAAGTCGCTCACGGAGGTGAGCCTCGACCGCGACGTGCCGGTGACGTTCGGGGTCTCCGGCCCCGGGCAGAGCGGGGCCGAGGCGCGAGAGCGGATCGACAAAGGTGCGGAAGCGGTAAACGCCGCGGTCGATATGGTGGAGACGTTGGCATGA
- a CDS encoding pyridoxal phosphate-dependent aminotransferase, which translates to MSFDFAARVERVEPSATLAISNKASELEAEGVDVVDLSVGEPDFPTPENIVAAGQDAMDAGHTGYTSSNGIPALREAIAAKLRGDGIDAASEEVIVTPGGKQALYETFQTLIDDGDEVVLLDPAWVSYEAMAKLSGGSLNRVDLAPYDFQLEPALEDLSEAVSDDTELLVVNSPSNPTGAVYSDEALEGVRDLAVEHDVTVISDEIYQQITYGVDPTSLATLDGMSERTVTINGFSKAYSMTGWRLGYLHAPESLISQAAKLHSHSVSCAVNFVQHAGLEAIENTDEAVTEMRDAFRDRRDMLADLFADHGVDVPVGDGAFYMMLPVADDDQEWCAGAIEDAHVATVPGSAFGSPGYARISYAASEERLREAVDRLAEHGYI; encoded by the coding sequence ATGAGTTTCGACTTCGCAGCCCGCGTCGAACGGGTGGAACCGAGCGCGACGCTGGCAATCAGCAACAAGGCGAGCGAACTGGAGGCGGAGGGCGTCGACGTCGTCGACCTCTCGGTCGGCGAACCCGACTTCCCGACGCCGGAGAACATCGTCGCGGCCGGCCAGGACGCGATGGACGCCGGACACACCGGTTACACGTCCTCGAACGGGATTCCGGCGCTTCGGGAGGCGATCGCCGCGAAGCTCCGCGGCGACGGCATCGACGCCGCGAGCGAGGAGGTCATCGTCACGCCCGGCGGCAAGCAGGCGCTCTATGAGACGTTCCAGACGCTCATCGACGACGGGGACGAGGTCGTCCTGCTCGACCCCGCGTGGGTCTCCTACGAGGCGATGGCGAAGCTCTCGGGCGGCTCGCTGAACCGCGTCGACCTCGCGCCGTACGACTTCCAGCTCGAACCCGCGCTGGAGGACCTTTCGGAAGCAGTCTCGGACGACACCGAACTCCTCGTCGTCAACTCGCCGTCGAACCCGACGGGCGCGGTCTACTCCGACGAGGCACTCGAAGGCGTCCGCGACCTGGCCGTCGAGCACGACGTCACCGTCATCTCCGACGAGATCTACCAGCAGATCACCTACGGGGTCGACCCGACGAGCCTCGCGACGCTCGACGGGATGAGCGAGAGAACGGTCACGATCAACGGCTTCTCGAAGGCGTACTCGATGACGGGCTGGCGGCTCGGCTACCTCCACGCGCCCGAGTCGCTGATCTCCCAGGCCGCGAAGCTGCACTCCCACTCGGTGTCGTGCGCCGTGAACTTCGTCCAGCACGCCGGCCTCGAAGCGATCGAGAACACCGACGAGGCGGTGACTGAGATGCGCGACGCGTTCCGCGACCGCCGCGATATGCTCGCGGATCTCTTCGCCGACCACGGCGTCGACGTCCCGGTCGGCGACGGCGCGTTCTATATGATGTTGCCCGTCGCCGATGACGATCAGGAGTGGTGCGCCGGCGCGATCGAGGACGCCCACGTCGCGACCGTTCCGGGCTCGGCGTTCGGCTCGCCCGGCTACGCGCGGATCTCCTACGCCGCCAGCGAGGAGCGACTCCGCGAGGCGGTCGATCGGCTCGCCGAGCACGGCTACATCTAG
- a CDS encoding MATE family efflux transporter, translating to MLPRLDDRARSVGREALDLGWPVAVQQTLNTLMRTVDILVTGFFSPVAVAAIGLADLYSRIPLRIGMGLGSGAISLSSQETGRESTATRDRAVSQALLIGALCGLPLVAVGLLFSEALIALLGADAPVAREGGRYLTIVFAAAPMRIVGFVGARALQGSGDTRTPMVINGGATGLNILLSITLGLGLAGAPRLGIVGVGVATAVGRTVEALLVVGVLLSARTSLSLARPRGLLLTRQLLEVSVPDIAGGLSTEVANFPFNSLVLLFGTEANAAYHIGKRIYQQFTAPLFRAFRTVSSILVGQALGAARPDEARYTARAISGFSLAALGAMGVLLFIAAEPLATLFTRDAATVGFATDFNRAFAVAMAFIGIYFPLSGALKGAGDTRTPFYAGVVGSYVFLLGASYLFAVVLDFGLSGVYLGIVLSYVSRAAIVGVAIRSDDWTDLAARMIAERDSADG from the coding sequence TTGCTTCCCCGCCTCGACGACAGGGCGCGTTCGGTCGGGAGAGAGGCCCTCGACCTCGGGTGGCCGGTCGCCGTCCAGCAGACGCTCAACACGCTGATGCGGACGGTCGACATCCTCGTCACCGGCTTCTTCTCACCGGTCGCGGTCGCGGCGATCGGACTCGCGGACCTCTACTCGCGCATCCCGCTCCGGATCGGGATGGGCCTCGGAAGCGGGGCGATCTCCCTGTCGAGCCAGGAGACGGGCCGGGAGTCGACGGCGACCCGGGACCGCGCTGTCTCTCAGGCGCTGCTCATCGGGGCTCTCTGTGGACTCCCGCTCGTCGCCGTCGGCCTGCTGTTCAGCGAGGCGCTGATCGCGCTGCTCGGTGCCGACGCCCCCGTCGCGCGGGAGGGCGGCCGCTACCTGACGATCGTGTTCGCCGCCGCGCCGATGCGGATCGTCGGCTTCGTCGGCGCGCGGGCGCTGCAGGGGAGCGGCGACACCCGCACCCCGATGGTGATCAACGGCGGGGCGACGGGGCTGAACATCCTCCTCTCGATCACGTTGGGGCTGGGACTCGCGGGGGCGCCGCGCCTGGGGATCGTCGGCGTCGGCGTCGCCACGGCGGTCGGCCGGACCGTCGAGGCCCTCCTCGTCGTCGGCGTGCTCCTCAGCGCGCGCACGTCGCTGTCGCTGGCCCGGCCGCGCGGACTGCTCCTCACTCGCCAGTTGCTCGAAGTGAGCGTCCCCGACATCGCCGGCGGGCTGAGCACCGAGGTCGCGAACTTCCCGTTCAACTCGCTCGTGCTGCTCTTCGGGACCGAGGCGAACGCCGCCTACCACATCGGAAAGCGGATCTACCAGCAGTTCACCGCCCCGCTGTTCAGAGCGTTTCGCACCGTCTCCAGCATCCTCGTCGGACAGGCGTTGGGGGCCGCGCGCCCCGACGAGGCGCGTTACACCGCCCGCGCGATCTCGGGGTTCAGCCTCGCCGCTCTCGGGGCGATGGGCGTCCTGCTGTTCATCGCCGCGGAACCGCTGGCGACGCTCTTCACCCGGGACGCCGCGACCGTCGGGTTCGCGACCGACTTCAACCGCGCGTTCGCCGTCGCGATGGCCTTCATCGGGATCTACTTCCCCCTCTCGGGCGCGCTGAAGGGCGCCGGCGACACGCGGACGCCGTTTTACGCCGGGGTCGTCGGCTCGTACGTGTTCCTCCTGGGCGCGTCGTACCTGTTCGCGGTGGTCCTCGACTTCGGGCTCTCCGGCGTGTACCTCGGCATCGTGCTCTCGTACGTCTCGCGAGCGGCGATCGTCGGGGTCGCGATCCGCAGCGACGACTGGACGGACCTGGCCGCGCGGATGATCGCCGAGC